Proteins from one Deltaproteobacteria bacterium genomic window:
- the thiE gene encoding thiamine phosphate synthase, which produces MGPSGWSVYVITDYRLSGMRPHALVAEEAYRGGADVVQLRDKEQTPGELLKTARILREIAESFKRVFIVNDRIDIALASLAHGVHVGYDDFPYPAARSIYPVPLLLGASAGTAQELREACAAGVDYIGVGPVFETREAKRDAGSPVGLSFIKEVRKATDIPLVAIGGIDHENAASVIQAGATAVAVISAVVCEDDMCRSVKRLRDVVLEAKQSR; this is translated from the coding sequence ATGGGTCCATCAGGATGGAGCGTTTACGTCATCACCGATTACCGCCTCTCGGGGATGAGGCCCCATGCGCTCGTGGCGGAGGAGGCATACCGGGGAGGTGCCGACGTGGTGCAGCTCAGGGACAAGGAGCAAACGCCCGGTGAACTCCTCAAAACAGCCCGCATTCTCCGGGAGATCGCCGAATCCTTCAAAAGAGTCTTCATAGTAAACGACAGGATTGATATTGCCCTGGCTTCCTTAGCCCACGGCGTCCACGTGGGGTATGATGACTTTCCCTACCCGGCTGCGCGCTCGATTTACCCGGTGCCGCTTCTGCTCGGTGCTTCGGCGGGAACGGCCCAGGAGCTCAGGGAGGCCTGCGCGGCAGGTGTCGACTATATCGGCGTCGGCCCCGTGTTCGAGACCAGGGAGGCAAAGAGGGACGCGGGCAGCCCCGTGGGGCTATCATTCATAAAAGAGGTGAGAAAGGCGACGGACATACCTCTTGTGGCCATAGGGGGCATCGACCACGAGAACGCCGCCTCGGTTATTCAGGCGGGAGCGACTGCCGTTGCCGTTATCTCGGCCGTGGTCTGTGAGGATGACATGTGCCGGAGCGTGAAGCGGTTGAGGGACGTCGTCTTGGAGGCGAAACAGTCGCGTTGA
- the mobB gene encoding molybdopterin-guanine dinucleotide biosynthesis protein B: MKVIAVTGRSGEGKTTLIEKVAKELSARGFSVTYIKHSHHDFSFAPEGKDTSRILGSGAMRAIFCGERITVDISKKGRSLGDVLNAVDRGDVVLVEGFGNEDIPAIEVTGSGDDSLLRGKNIVALVSRSRVGTHIPVFSPEDIDGIVKFILGMPDGRDDDHGQGGTDDSV; encoded by the coding sequence TTGAAGGTGATTGCCGTTACAGGGAGGTCGGGTGAGGGGAAAACGACCCTCATCGAAAAGGTGGCGAAAGAGTTATCGGCCCGGGGGTTTAGCGTCACCTACATCAAGCACTCGCACCATGACTTTTCTTTCGCTCCCGAAGGGAAGGATACCTCACGGATTCTTGGATCGGGAGCGATGAGAGCGATCTTTTGCGGGGAGAGGATCACGGTGGATATCTCGAAAAAGGGCAGGTCGCTCGGCGATGTCCTCAATGCTGTGGATCGGGGTGACGTAGTCCTCGTTGAGGGTTTCGGGAACGAGGACATCCCGGCGATCGAGGTGACGGGGAGCGGGGATGATAGCCTGCTCAGGGGGAAAAATATCGTCGCACTCGTCAGCAGGAGCAGGGTGGGCACCCACATTCCGGTTTTTTCCCCGGAAGACATAGACGGGATCGTGAAGTTCATACTTGGCATGCCCGACGGGCGTGACGATGATCATGGACAAGGAGGGACAGATGATAGCGTATGA
- a CDS encoding thiazole synthase: protein MDTALAIGNRQFQSRLILGTGKYPDFSTMVKALEVSGTEIVTVAVRRVDLTDKSGESLLDYLDDSKYLILPNTAACYTKEDAIRTAMLAREAGMSDMVKLEVIGDEKTLFPDTEQLIEASEYLVKEGFTVLPYTNDDPIVARKLEDVGCAAVMPLAAPIGSGLGVRNPFNLRILLEQARVPVIVDAGVGTASDAAIAMELGCDGVLMNTGIACARDPVQMAEAMKLAVMAGRKAFVSGRIPRKLYATASSPLDGTFF, encoded by the coding sequence ATGGACACGGCGCTCGCGATAGGAAACCGGCAGTTTCAATCGAGGCTCATCCTGGGAACCGGAAAGTACCCTGACTTCTCCACCATGGTGAAGGCCCTCGAGGTATCGGGAACGGAGATCGTCACCGTCGCAGTGCGGAGGGTCGACCTCACCGACAAAAGCGGCGAATCCCTTCTCGACTACCTGGACGACTCCAAGTACCTGATTCTTCCCAACACGGCTGCCTGCTACACGAAGGAGGACGCGATCAGGACGGCCATGCTCGCACGGGAGGCGGGGATGTCCGATATGGTGAAGCTCGAGGTCATCGGTGACGAGAAGACGCTCTTCCCGGACACGGAGCAGCTCATCGAGGCATCCGAGTATCTCGTCAAAGAGGGATTTACCGTTCTTCCCTATACCAACGATGACCCGATCGTGGCCAGAAAGCTGGAGGATGTAGGCTGCGCGGCAGTCATGCCGCTGGCTGCCCCCATCGGTTCGGGGCTCGGTGTGCGCAATCCCTTCAACCTGAGGATCCTGCTCGAACAGGCACGGGTTCCGGTCATCGTCGATGCCGGCGTGGGCACGGCATCCGATGCGGCTATCGCCATGGAGCTCGGCTGTGACGGGGTGCTCATGAACACGGGGATCGCCTGCGCCCGGGACCCGGTGCAGATGGCGGAGGCGATGAAGCTCGCGGTCATGGCCGGCCGGAAGGCCTTCGTTTCGGGGAGGATCCCCCGAAAGCTCTACGCCACCGCATCCAGCCCCCTCGACGGGACGTTTTTCTGA
- a CDS encoding molybdopterin molybdenumtransferase MoeA, with product MIAYEDGLKIILDSVNILGTEKLPLVKCGGMVIAEDAFARSDLPPFDNSAMDGYAVVASSTSGATRESPAVLRFVRDIPAGIAESYTVGPGEAARIGTGAKVPGGADTVVIVEETELKGEEVWVFREYPPGLNIRRAGEDFTAGERGIPAGKPIRPSEISFLAANGYAEVEVYRKPRVGILSSGSELVPHGQEISGAKIRDSNGPMICSLVEKYGGVPEIHGIFPDDEGLLTAFVREKAERFDFFITFGGISMGAHDYLKTALEKGGARMAFWKVAIRPGKPFGFGKLKETLVFALPGNPGSAFVTFEAFVKPALCKARGFMPPYGEYLTATLTEDFPKKEGVTVFSRGNLEGEFPAYRFSPFKKQGSGMISTMVETNAIMIAPAGSEKISKGETVTVFPT from the coding sequence ATGATAGCGTATGAAGACGGGCTCAAAATCATCCTGGATTCGGTGAATATCCTTGGAACGGAAAAGTTACCCCTGGTAAAGTGCGGCGGCATGGTGATCGCCGAAGATGCATTCGCCAGGTCAGATCTCCCGCCCTTCGACAATTCAGCGATGGATGGCTATGCCGTCGTCGCCTCCTCGACCAGCGGGGCGACCCGGGAGAGCCCGGCCGTCCTGAGGTTCGTCAGGGATATCCCTGCCGGCATAGCTGAATCCTATACGGTCGGGCCCGGGGAGGCGGCCAGGATCGGCACGGGGGCGAAAGTGCCCGGTGGTGCCGACACGGTGGTGATCGTTGAGGAAACGGAACTGAAGGGCGAGGAAGTCTGGGTTTTCAGGGAATACCCGCCGGGGTTGAACATCCGCAGGGCAGGCGAGGATTTCACCGCGGGTGAACGGGGGATACCTGCGGGGAAGCCCATCAGGCCTTCGGAGATATCCTTTCTCGCCGCCAACGGGTACGCAGAGGTCGAAGTATACAGGAAGCCCCGGGTGGGCATACTCTCTTCGGGCTCTGAGCTCGTTCCCCACGGTCAGGAAATATCGGGAGCGAAGATCCGCGATTCCAACGGCCCGATGATATGCTCCCTCGTGGAGAAATATGGGGGGGTTCCAGAGATACACGGGATCTTTCCCGACGATGAGGGGCTTTTGACCGCGTTTGTCAGGGAAAAGGCCGAACGGTTCGACTTCTTCATCACCTTCGGCGGCATATCCATGGGGGCCCACGACTACCTGAAGACGGCTCTTGAAAAAGGAGGGGCGAGGATGGCCTTCTGGAAGGTGGCAATTCGCCCGGGAAAACCCTTCGGATTCGGAAAGCTGAAAGAGACGCTGGTTTTCGCCCTTCCCGGCAACCCGGGATCGGCGTTTGTCACCTTCGAGGCTTTCGTGAAGCCCGCTCTCTGCAAGGCCCGGGGCTTCATGCCCCCTTACGGGGAGTACCTGACGGCAACCCTTACCGAAGACTTCCCGAAGAAGGAGGGAGTCACGGTTTTCAGCAGGGGAAATCTCGAGGGTGAGTTCCCGGCATACCGGTTCTCCCCGTTCAAGAAGCAGGGTTCGGGGATGATCAGCACGATGGTCGAAACGAACGCGATTATGATCGCTCCCGCAGGCTCGGAGAAGATTTCGAAGGGAGAGACGGTCACGGTGTTTCCCACATGA
- the thiE gene encoding thiamine phosphate synthase, which yields METGEIDFRVYLITDRHQAKRGDLLEVLEEALESGIGAIQLREKDMTGRDLFQLASEARKLTARYGAKLFVNDRIDVALAVTADGVHLGEASIPVADAKRICGGMTVGRSTHSLQSAKRAEEEGADFLTFGPVFKTPSKEAFGPPAGVAKLAEVVRAVGIPVFALGGIKPATIDRVMADGKPFGVALISAIIAAPSPGNAAALFLEKTAVPG from the coding sequence ATGGAAACCGGGGAAATAGATTTTCGTGTTTATCTCATAACCGACCGTCATCAGGCAAAGCGTGGGGATCTTCTCGAGGTGCTCGAGGAGGCACTCGAATCCGGGATAGGTGCGATTCAGCTGCGGGAAAAAGACATGACGGGAAGGGATCTCTTCCAGCTCGCATCGGAGGCCAGGAAGCTCACCGCGAGGTACGGCGCGAAACTCTTCGTAAACGACCGGATCGACGTCGCACTGGCGGTTACGGCTGACGGTGTGCATCTGGGTGAGGCGTCGATCCCCGTGGCGGATGCGAAAAGGATCTGCGGCGGCATGACAGTGGGGCGTTCGACGCATTCTCTCCAGTCGGCAAAGAGGGCCGAGGAGGAAGGTGCTGACTTTCTTACTTTCGGGCCTGTTTTCAAAACGCCCTCGAAGGAGGCCTTCGGTCCTCCCGCAGGAGTGGCAAAGCTTGCCGAGGTGGTCAGGGCGGTAGGCATACCCGTTTTCGCGCTGGGAGGGATAAAGCCGGCTACGATCGATCGCGTGATGGCTGATGGGAAGCCATTCGGGGTCGCGCTCATATCGGCGATCATTGCCGCACCATCGCCGGGTAATGCGGCTGCCCTCTTTCTCGAGAAAACAGCCGTGCCCGGATAG
- the moaA gene encoding GTP 3',8-cyclase MoaA — translation MLNHGQHPPKEGSSGYLSDCSDRRIGYLRVSVTDRCNLRCSYCMPPSGIVLKRKEEVLSFEELTRLIDILLPMGISKIRITGGEPLLRRGIGGFIAGVKKRAPALELCMTTNGVLLADHVETLKRAGLDRVNVSLDTLRPEKFKALTGSDHLERVLEGIETLIACEMFPVKVNVLLLPGFNEDETEDFLEFARRMPVELRFIEKMPIGEHNGNGFLSVSSIEKILKIRFGAKEGMRKAGETARVHSVRGFKGKIGLISPLSSSFCGDCNRLRITADGKLISCLLGGTEEEVKSALRGGAVDGEIRAIARKVLSTKPAGHMYHRYSGEGYLKRCMATIGG, via the coding sequence GTGCTGAATCACGGGCAACATCCCCCGAAGGAGGGTAGTTCAGGGTATCTCAGCGATTGCAGTGACAGGCGGATAGGGTATCTCAGGGTCTCTGTAACCGACAGGTGCAATCTGAGGTGCTCCTACTGCATGCCTCCTTCGGGAATCGTCCTCAAGCGGAAAGAGGAGGTCCTCAGTTTCGAAGAGCTTACCCGACTGATCGATATTCTCCTGCCTATGGGTATTTCGAAGATAAGGATCACCGGGGGAGAGCCCCTTTTGAGGAGGGGGATAGGAGGCTTTATCGCCGGGGTGAAAAAGCGTGCTCCTGCCCTCGAGCTCTGCATGACGACGAACGGGGTCCTGCTGGCCGACCACGTTGAAACGCTGAAACGCGCAGGCCTCGACAGGGTCAATGTGAGTCTCGATACGCTGCGCCCGGAAAAATTCAAGGCCCTCACCGGCTCCGACCACCTGGAGAGGGTTCTCGAGGGAATCGAGACGCTGATAGCCTGCGAGATGTTTCCCGTCAAGGTGAACGTCCTTCTCCTGCCGGGCTTCAATGAAGACGAGACAGAGGACTTTCTCGAGTTTGCACGGAGGATGCCCGTGGAGCTGCGGTTCATAGAAAAGATGCCCATCGGAGAGCACAACGGTAACGGCTTTCTGTCCGTTTCATCTATTGAAAAGATCCTGAAGATAAGGTTCGGGGCGAAAGAGGGCATGCGGAAGGCGGGTGAAACGGCCCGCGTTCATTCGGTGAGGGGGTTCAAAGGGAAGATCGGGCTGATTTCCCCTTTGAGCAGCTCATTCTGCGGTGACTGTAACCGGCTGAGAATTACCGCCGATGGAAAATTAATCTCCTGTCTCCTCGGGGGAACCGAAGAGGAGGTAAAAAGTGCGCTGAGAGGGGGGGCAGTCGACGGAGAAATTCGGGCCATCGCAAGGAAGGTTTTGTCCACCAAACCAGCCGGGCATATGTACCATCGTTACTCCGGCGAGGGTTATCTCAAGAGGTGTATGGCAACGATAGGTGGATAG
- a CDS encoding NTP transferase domain-containing protein translates to MGKPKVFLESGGKYFFEIIAKSLEKAAGEVLIVTSHDISLPRVPPNVSVVTDLISGVGPLGGIYTALTHASGESVFICGVDMPLLSSDFVEYLFDVFESDSQTDLDLVIPRAGGRTHPLCAVYRKEAAGAVGRLIGSGERKAVSVVGSLKAKIVPEAEIESEPGYKDSLENINTPGELKIFSHRTD, encoded by the coding sequence ATGGGAAAACCGAAAGTGTTCCTCGAGTCGGGGGGCAAGTACTTTTTCGAGATCATTGCAAAGAGCCTGGAAAAAGCAGCCGGGGAGGTACTCATCGTCACCTCCCACGATATCAGCCTCCCGAGAGTCCCCCCGAATGTGTCCGTCGTCACCGATCTGATCAGCGGGGTCGGGCCCCTCGGCGGAATTTACACGGCACTCACGCACGCTTCCGGGGAGAGTGTATTTATCTGCGGGGTGGACATGCCGCTCCTGTCTTCCGATTTCGTCGAGTACCTGTTCGATGTCTTCGAATCCGATTCTCAAACCGATCTTGACCTCGTCATTCCCCGCGCTGGTGGACGGACACACCCGCTCTGCGCCGTTTACAGGAAAGAGGCTGCCGGAGCTGTCGGGAGACTGATAGGTTCCGGGGAGAGGAAAGCGGTGAGCGTCGTTGGGAGCCTGAAAGCGAAAATCGTCCCCGAGGCAGAGATCGAATCTGAGCCGGGGTACAAAGATTCCCTGGAGAACATCAACACGCCCGGGGAACTCAAGATCTTCTCCCACCGAACGGATTAA
- a CDS encoding molybdopterin-dependent oxidoreductase: protein MEEKSKKDSCIVEEHSPRFELTRRELIKSGALIGGSALLMNRIEGALGLLSKVEAAGYKGLAYPFADPKNVIYSVCLQCHTACPIKVKIIDGIAVKMDGNPYSPQNMTPHLTMNSPLPYAVKIDAKVCPKGQAGVQTQYDPYRIAKVLKRNGPRGSNRWRVIPFDQAIDEIVKGGKLFASIGENNTVSGFRDVFGLKDAKIANDMAADAGKVASGAMKVPAFKGKHGKNLGFLIDPDHPDLGPVNNQLVFQAGRIEHGRKELAKRWVNGSFGSVNFIEHTTICEQSHHIAYEKITDQYAKGAWKGGKHHMKPDALNSEFILFFGTGAFEANFGPPIMAEMITDGGASGRLKIAVVDPRLSKTAAKAWKWLPIKPSTDAALANGMIRYMIEHNRYDEKYLKNANKAAAVASGEPTWTNATYLVRIDDDGPTALLRAKDAGVGGEHQFVVISRGKPVAVTPEDGNKPRRGDLEFEGEINGIRVKTAFLLLKEYAFSKTLSEWSDICGIPVLDIEEVAIELTSHGKRACVEFYRGPVQHTNGYYNAQAIITLNMLVGNSDWKGGMAIGGGHWHEMGDKLGRPFDFKKMHPGRLVSFGHKITREKSSYEESTLFSGYPAKRPWFPFSSNVYQEIIPSAADGYPYSAKILWIHKGTPGYSTPAAHTALEILADPEKIPLVITTDIVIGETSMYADYIFPDTAIWERFGSPHTPPTSLFKSSKFRQPTVTPLTEVVEVYGEKVHGSMEAVMLAIGEKLGLPGCGKDAFGPGQDFTRPEDFYLKLAANIAWGDKKGEELPDADTSERKLFLDARRHLKPTVFDPKRWEKAVGSENWRKTIYLLNRGGRWEEWSKDRVGKDGFLKYRFGKMFNLYVEEVALANNSVSGERFSGLGIYETVRDASGKEIKDSDFPLALITYKDIFGGHSRTLPTNYWMSSILPENYILINTETAKDLRFSDGDRAAVISATNRAGKWPLPNRKPFGMVGKVKVIEGIRPGVVAVSWHFGHWGYGAADADIDGKIVKGDKRRGTGICINAALRVDPYLKNACMSDPIGGSSSFYDTRVKLVKA from the coding sequence ATGGAAGAGAAAAGCAAAAAGGATTCCTGTATTGTCGAGGAGCATTCTCCACGATTCGAGCTAACGAGGAGAGAGCTGATAAAATCGGGAGCCCTGATCGGCGGATCGGCGCTCCTCATGAACCGGATCGAGGGAGCTCTGGGGCTCCTCAGCAAGGTCGAAGCAGCCGGATACAAGGGTTTGGCGTATCCCTTCGCAGATCCGAAAAATGTAATTTACTCGGTGTGCCTGCAGTGCCATACCGCCTGTCCGATCAAGGTCAAAATCATAGACGGCATTGCCGTAAAGATGGATGGAAATCCCTACTCGCCGCAGAACATGACCCCCCATCTAACGATGAACTCACCCCTGCCCTATGCCGTCAAGATCGATGCGAAGGTTTGCCCAAAGGGGCAGGCGGGCGTCCAGACCCAGTATGACCCTTACAGGATCGCTAAGGTCTTGAAGAGAAACGGCCCCCGGGGATCTAACCGATGGCGGGTTATTCCCTTCGACCAGGCCATCGATGAGATCGTCAAGGGAGGGAAGCTGTTCGCATCGATCGGGGAGAACAATACCGTTTCCGGCTTTCGGGATGTCTTCGGGTTGAAGGACGCGAAAATAGCGAACGACATGGCCGCCGACGCGGGCAAAGTGGCTTCTGGAGCGATGAAAGTTCCGGCATTCAAGGGCAAACACGGTAAAAACCTCGGCTTTCTCATCGACCCGGACCATCCCGATCTCGGCCCCGTGAACAATCAGCTCGTCTTTCAGGCGGGACGGATCGAGCACGGGAGGAAGGAACTGGCCAAACGATGGGTCAACGGAAGCTTCGGGAGCGTCAACTTCATCGAGCATACAACCATCTGCGAGCAGTCACACCACATCGCCTACGAGAAGATCACCGACCAGTATGCCAAGGGCGCCTGGAAGGGCGGAAAACACCACATGAAACCGGACGCCTTGAATTCGGAGTTCATACTCTTTTTCGGGACCGGTGCCTTCGAGGCGAACTTTGGCCCTCCCATCATGGCGGAAATGATAACCGACGGGGGGGCATCGGGCAGGCTGAAAATAGCCGTAGTCGACCCGAGGTTGAGCAAGACCGCCGCAAAGGCCTGGAAATGGCTGCCGATCAAGCCGTCAACGGACGCGGCCCTTGCAAACGGAATGATCCGTTACATGATAGAGCACAACCGCTACGACGAAAAATACCTCAAAAACGCCAACAAGGCCGCCGCGGTGGCTTCCGGGGAGCCTACCTGGACCAACGCCACGTACCTCGTTCGGATAGACGACGATGGCCCGACGGCTCTGCTTCGCGCCAAGGATGCGGGAGTCGGCGGGGAGCATCAGTTCGTTGTTATCTCCCGGGGAAAACCCGTCGCGGTGACGCCTGAAGACGGGAACAAGCCCCGGCGCGGGGATCTCGAGTTCGAGGGGGAAATAAACGGAATCAGGGTAAAAACCGCTTTCCTGCTCCTCAAAGAGTATGCATTCTCCAAGACCCTCAGCGAATGGTCGGACATATGCGGCATCCCGGTGCTGGATATCGAAGAGGTGGCAATTGAACTGACTTCCCACGGAAAGCGCGCCTGCGTCGAATTCTACAGGGGGCCCGTCCAGCATACAAACGGCTACTACAACGCCCAGGCTATCATCACCCTGAACATGCTGGTGGGCAACAGCGACTGGAAAGGCGGGATGGCGATAGGTGGCGGTCACTGGCACGAGATGGGGGACAAGCTGGGAAGGCCTTTTGACTTCAAGAAAATGCATCCCGGGAGACTGGTCTCCTTCGGGCACAAGATAACCAGGGAAAAGTCATCGTACGAGGAGAGCACATTATTTAGCGGCTATCCCGCGAAACGGCCCTGGTTCCCCTTCTCTTCGAACGTGTACCAGGAGATCATCCCCTCGGCTGCAGACGGTTATCCTTACTCGGCGAAGATCCTCTGGATTCACAAGGGAACCCCCGGATATTCCACCCCGGCGGCACACACGGCACTCGAGATCCTCGCTGACCCGGAGAAGATACCTCTTGTGATCACGACGGATATCGTCATCGGTGAGACTTCCATGTACGCCGACTATATCTTCCCCGATACTGCTATCTGGGAGCGCTTCGGCTCACCGCACACGCCGCCTACGTCCCTTTTCAAATCGTCGAAGTTTCGCCAGCCCACGGTCACCCCCCTTACGGAAGTTGTCGAGGTGTACGGAGAAAAAGTACACGGTTCCATGGAAGCCGTCATGCTGGCCATCGGTGAAAAACTCGGTCTCCCGGGTTGCGGCAAGGATGCCTTCGGGCCGGGGCAAGATTTCACCAGACCGGAAGACTTCTACCTCAAGCTGGCAGCGAACATCGCATGGGGAGACAAGAAGGGGGAAGAACTGCCCGATGCGGACACTTCGGAAAGGAAGCTTTTTTTGGATGCCCGCCGGCATCTCAAACCAACCGTTTTCGACCCGAAGAGGTGGGAAAAGGCGGTGGGGTCCGAAAACTGGAGGAAAACCATTTACCTGCTCAACCGCGGCGGAAGGTGGGAGGAGTGGAGCAAAGACAGGGTGGGAAAAGATGGTTTCCTCAAATACCGGTTCGGGAAGATGTTCAACCTCTACGTGGAGGAAGTTGCTTTGGCGAATAATTCCGTGAGCGGAGAGAGATTTTCGGGGCTCGGTATCTATGAGACCGTCAGGGATGCATCAGGGAAGGAAATCAAGGACAGCGACTTCCCCCTCGCGCTGATCACCTATAAAGACATCTTTGGGGGCCACTCGAGGACACTTCCCACCAACTACTGGATGTCATCCATACTGCCCGAGAACTACATCCTCATCAATACCGAGACGGCGAAAGATCTCCGGTTTTCCGACGGTGACAGGGCGGCGGTAATATCGGCGACGAACAGGGCCGGGAAATGGCCGCTTCCGAACAGAAAACCGTTCGGCATGGTGGGGAAGGTCAAAGTTATCGAGGGCATACGGCCCGGTGTCGTCGCCGTATCGTGGCACTTCGGTCACTGGGGATACGGTGCGGCAGATGCCGACATCGACGGGAAAATCGTGAAAGGGGACAAGCGAAGGGGTACGGGGATATGCATCAACGCGGCACTGCGCGTCGATCCGTATCTCAAAAATGCATGCATGAGCGACCCGATAGGCGGGAGTTCGTCATTCTACGACACGCGCGTTAAGCTCGTGAAGGCATGA
- the hydG gene encoding [FeFe] hydrogenase H-cluster radical SAM maturase HydG yields the protein MLVRETLTGVQLEGIEDLAGRILSGATPLSQDEAVEILNRVAPGKPLSPLDAARFFLTDDPKITALMIERAGELKKTLFGKRIVLFAPLYISSRCHNNCIYCGFRSENPSRQEITLSPEEAAGEASLLVAKGYRRLLLVCGESAGPGQADYIADVMRSIYGTTGIRMLHLNSAPMPVAELRKIKEAGAGVYQVFQETYHRRAYQEMHPSGKKADYLWRLSCMDRAVQAGFDDLGIGVLFGLYDWKFDAIATVLHATYLRERYGFWPHTLSVPRFKYATGAMLLSPPHPVSDTDFLRIVAAYRLCVPAAGVVVSTREPGWLREKALHAGASQISAGSRTSPGGYGRPAHPGKGEQFNVEDKRSLDEMIEALIEGSHIPSLCTSCYRSGRTGQRFTGIATEGKISDICHANALLSLAEHALGLEDESLAGKCLDLVRRESASVAPHLEGEFQRQLERVLGGEKDRKF from the coding sequence ATGCTTGTGCGGGAAACTCTCACGGGTGTTCAGCTCGAAGGGATCGAAGATCTTGCGGGGAGGATCCTTTCGGGGGCGACCCCCCTCTCACAGGACGAAGCCGTCGAGATACTGAACAGGGTCGCTCCGGGAAAACCGCTCTCCCCCCTCGATGCGGCCCGATTTTTCCTCACCGATGACCCGAAGATAACAGCTCTCATGATCGAGAGAGCAGGGGAGCTGAAGAAGACCCTTTTCGGGAAGCGGATCGTTCTCTTCGCCCCCCTGTACATTTCGAGCCGGTGTCATAACAACTGCATTTACTGCGGTTTCAGGAGTGAAAATCCGTCGAGACAGGAGATCACCCTCAGTCCCGAGGAGGCTGCCGGGGAAGCATCGCTCCTCGTGGCGAAGGGCTACCGGAGGTTGCTCCTGGTTTGCGGTGAAAGCGCGGGGCCCGGGCAGGCGGACTATATCGCCGATGTCATGAGGTCGATATACGGCACGACCGGCATACGGATGCTCCACCTCAACTCGGCCCCGATGCCGGTTGCGGAACTGCGGAAGATCAAGGAGGCGGGAGCGGGGGTATACCAGGTGTTCCAGGAAACCTACCACAGGCGCGCCTACCAGGAGATGCACCCGTCGGGGAAAAAGGCGGATTACCTGTGGAGGCTCTCCTGCATGGACAGGGCCGTTCAGGCAGGATTCGATGACCTGGGAATCGGTGTGCTCTTTGGCCTGTATGACTGGAAATTCGATGCCATAGCCACCGTGCTTCACGCAACCTATCTCAGGGAACGTTACGGCTTCTGGCCTCACACGCTTTCGGTCCCCAGATTCAAGTATGCCACAGGAGCGATGTTGCTCAGCCCTCCCCACCCGGTTTCGGATACCGATTTTTTGAGGATCGTTGCCGCCTATCGCCTCTGCGTCCCCGCGGCGGGTGTGGTGGTATCGACCCGCGAGCCGGGATGGCTGCGTGAGAAGGCCCTTCATGCCGGCGCATCGCAGATAAGCGCCGGGTCACGGACGTCGCCGGGCGGGTATGGAAGGCCCGCACATCCCGGGAAGGGCGAGCAGTTCAACGTAGAGGATAAGAGATCCCTGGACGAGATGATCGAAGCTCTGATCGAAGGTTCCCACATCCCGAGCCTCTGCACGAGCTGCTACCGGAGCGGAAGGACCGGCCAGAGGTTTACGGGAATTGCAACGGAGGGCAAAATAAGCGATATCTGTCACGCAAATGCGCTTCTCAGCCTGGCCGAGCATGCCCTGGGGCTGGAGGACGAGAGCCTGGCCGGGAAATGCCTCGACCTGGTAAGAAGGGAGTCGGCTTCCGTGGCCCCGCATCTCGAGGGGGAATTTCAACGGCAGCTGGAAAGGGTTCTCGGCGGGGAAAAGGACAGAAAGTTCTAA
- the thiS gene encoding sulfur carrier protein ThiS yields the protein MELIVNGSRYTFEGRVSVTEMLEILEIRSSRVAVELNRKIVGKGDYGTTILRDGDRVEVVHFVGGG from the coding sequence GTGGAGCTCATCGTGAACGGGTCGAGATATACCTTCGAAGGCCGGGTGAGCGTCACGGAGATGCTCGAGATACTCGAAATCAGGAGTTCCCGTGTGGCCGTCGAGCTGAACAGGAAAATCGTGGGGAAGGGCGACTACGGGACAACCATCCTCCGGGACGGCGATAGGGTAGAGGTCGTCCATTTCGTGGGGGGCGGATAG